GACGGCTTGAAACAGATGAAGCTGCACCTGGAGGAAGAGGTCGTCCTTGGTTTTGAAGTGATAATGCACGAGCGTCCGCGATACACCCGCCTCACGGGCGATATCTTCAATGGATGTGGCCTGCGAGCCGCTCCTGTTGAAGCAGTTGAGGGCTGCCTGCATGATGGCTTGCGAAGATGCCGCAGACTGCTCGGTTCTGGTGGGGCGTCTCTTCGCATGATCGCTCAAATCGATCGTTCTATCTTCCACTGCTAGTCACCTCCGATATCCTGACTATGCTGACAGTCAAATACATTTCTACAGTCGGCTGGTACCAAAGTCAAGCCTCCATCATCTCTCATAACGTTAATGTACTTGACAAAACATCTGTAATTATTTATATGTCCACTGACTGACATGACAGTCAATATACGTATCATGATTCTAGCAGGGCAATCCGTAACGGGGTTTCAACCCCAAAAGTGGAGGAGGTACACAAGATGAGATACGCTGTCTTAACCCCCGCAGACAATCCGACACGCTACCCCATCATGCCGCTCTACCACCTCGAATCGAGGGAGGCGATGGAAATGCACCGACGGCTGTGTTGGGAACTCAGCGACGCCGAGTACTACATTGTCGTTTTCAACCCGGAGGATCGAAAGTTCGTTGAAAGTTGCGTGCCGCCTCCGCTCAAACCGGTCCCGAGAGCGCCGTTGGTGGCGATCTTTGTTCAGCAACTGACGCTCAACGGCGGGAAGGGGAACGATTCGCTCAATCGCGGATACTTCGAACTGATCGTCTCCGCGATGGCCACGTACCGGGGCAAGCTGGGGACTTACGCCTTGGCGATCCTGATCGAATCGGACATCGGCGCGATGCTGGGCCGGGAGATGTTCGGCACCGCCAAGAAATGCGGTCAATTCGAATACCAGAAAAACGGGAAACGCTTTTCGTGGAAGGCGATCCGGCGGGATATTACTTTGGCCGAGGTAGAAGGGGACTTGGTCGACGGCGAGGTCGATCCGGAAAACATCCGGCGGATCATGGAACAGCCCTCGTTTCACATGCAGCAGACCATGGCCCCGTTCGGAGCGGAGCTGCCGTATGCCTGTGCCCCTCGACTCATGGAAATGCAACTCGGGGTGCGGAGGATTCACCGGATCGCTGCCTGCGAGAATGTTCGATTCGGTTTTCACGAGTCGCCCTTTGATCCGATCTGCCTTTTCAAGCCCAGGGAGATTCTCGCCGCCACCTATGTGAATGCCGACACCGGCATCAATACCGTCCGGGACCTGGAGCCTCTCGATCCGGTGGCGTCTCTCCCGTGGCTCTTCTCGAAATTTGATCCTTTCTAGAGGTAGCAAACAGAGTGAATCCTTGGCGAGGACCACTCGCAGGCATGAAGCCTGCGCCTACCCGGAAATGCACTCACGGTAACCGCGGGCTTCAGCCCGCGTCATCAGGCCGGCGACGCTGAAGGAGGTCCAGATGGTTGATTTCAAACTGACCGATCAACAGAGGGCGCTCGTGGCCCAGGCCCACGAGTTTGCGCGTGACGTGCTCCGACCGGCGGAGGTCGAACTCGACAAGATCGCCGATCCACAGGCCGTGTTCACGAGCGATCGGTTCCGGTCCGTCATGCGCGAAGCGTTCCGCCTCGGCTACCACAAGATGTCGTTTCCCACGCACATTGGCGGTCTTGGACTCGACCAGGTGACGGCCGGCCTGATCCAGGAGGAACTCTTGTGGGGAGCGGCCGGGTTGGGCCAGAGCCTGTTCGTGGCCAACTTCGTTCCGTTCACGGCGTTCCTTAGCGGTAAACCCTCGCTGGTGAAAGAGTTTGCCGAGCCGTACTGCGATGACGCGCAGATGCACTTCAGCGCCCTCGTGGCGGTGGAACCGCACATGGGATCGGATCTTCTCTATCAGTGCGGGCAGACCAGCCGATTCCGAACCACGGCAAGAA
The DNA window shown above is from Nitrospirota bacterium and carries:
- a CDS encoding acetoacetate decarboxylase family protein — protein: MRYAVLTPADNPTRYPIMPLYHLESREAMEMHRRLCWELSDAEYYIVVFNPEDRKFVESCVPPPLKPVPRAPLVAIFVQQLTLNGGKGNDSLNRGYFELIVSAMATYRGKLGTYALAILIESDIGAMLGREMFGTAKKCGQFEYQKNGKRFSWKAIRRDITLAEVEGDLVDGEVDPENIRRIMEQPSFHMQQTMAPFGAELPYACAPRLMEMQLGVRRIHRIAACENVRFGFHESPFDPICLFKPREILAATYVNADTGINTVRDLEPLDPVASLPWLFSKFDPF